The following are from one region of the Magnetococcales bacterium genome:
- a CDS encoding c-type cytochrome → MDKIIKPTTTAMLLIASGTIVAIVLWRLHGDVTVGRRLVENHCGVCHDITPDKKNERGPYLWGIVDRPVGAALGYKYSQAYTTYTREHPFLWTEDNLDRFLTNPQEFIPNVRMSEHRVEHQIAFDGIEDQANRRDLIAYLKRLR, encoded by the coding sequence ATGGACAAGATCATCAAACCGACTACCACTGCCATGCTGTTGATTGCTTCCGGGACCATCGTGGCCATCGTTCTCTGGAGGCTGCATGGAGATGTCACGGTTGGTCGACGGTTGGTGGAAAATCATTGTGGAGTCTGTCATGATATCACCCCTGACAAGAAAAATGAGCGGGGGCCTTATTTGTGGGGTATCGTGGACCGGCCTGTCGGCGCTGCCCTTGGTTACAAGTACAGCCAGGCTTATACGACGTATACCCGGGAACACCCCTTTCTTTGGACCGAGGACAATTTGGACCGTTTTCTGACCAATCCCCAGGAGTTTATCCCGAATGTCCGCATGTCCGAACATCGGGTCGAACACCAGATCGCCTTCGATGGTATCGAAGATCAGGCCAACCGCCGGGATTTAATCGCTTATTTGAAGAGGTTGCGCTGA
- the speA gene encoding biosynthetic arginine decarboxylase has protein sequence MENSTESAPLASSADPDDLWTSADSLNLYNVQGWGIGFFGANEQGHLTVAPLLTRGPTLDLMELVENIQGRGISLPVLIRFSDILRVRIETLHTCFRMAREEYEYAGQYLGVYPIKVNQQRQVVEELVQFGHSVDMGLEAGSRPELQIVLAMLDNPDALIICNGYKDEEFIRLALMGQQMGRHIHVVVEKPQELTKLLQIADELGIRPNIGLRVKLEASGSGKWESSGGLFSKFGLTAMEILDAVEAIQSRGMLDCVRLLHFHIGSQITNIRKFKNGLREAARFYAELRHLGCDVQYVDIGGGLGVDYDGSQTTEDSSVNYSIQEYANDVVAYLLEVCDNEDLPHPNIISESGRALTAHHAMLVVNVLEVARSVPFDRPVTQNPQDAPEIQELVEMLHDLNEKNALEVWHDTLQLKDDFQKMFALGALDLVQRSKGERLIRQIAFRIEEMAQRMDNPPPELLSTMEYLIDKYYCNFSIFQSLPDHWAIDQLFPVLPIHRLNERPTRLGTLQDITCDSDGSMDRFIHREGGAKNSLELHPLRQGEPYLLGAFLTGAYQEILGDLHNLFGDTNVVHVSVAETAKGWEFRQILAGELVRDVLRYVSYDPEELVRRVSRLTRKAVSEGRANPDQARAFVRAYAAALNDYTYLETS, from the coding sequence ATGGAAAATTCAACCGAGTCCGCGCCTCTTGCCTCTTCCGCCGATCCGGACGATCTCTGGACCAGTGCAGACTCTCTCAACCTTTACAATGTGCAAGGTTGGGGAATCGGCTTTTTTGGCGCGAACGAACAGGGTCATCTGACCGTGGCCCCCCTGCTGACACGGGGGCCGACCCTTGATTTGATGGAGCTGGTTGAAAACATTCAGGGCCGAGGTATCTCCCTGCCCGTCCTGATCCGTTTTTCAGATATTTTGCGCGTGCGCATCGAGACCCTCCACACCTGTTTCCGCATGGCTCGGGAAGAGTATGAATACGCCGGGCAATATCTGGGCGTATACCCGATCAAGGTCAACCAGCAGCGGCAGGTCGTGGAAGAGCTTGTCCAGTTTGGCCACAGTGTCGACATGGGCCTGGAGGCTGGCTCGCGCCCGGAATTGCAAATCGTCCTGGCCATGCTCGACAATCCTGACGCCCTGATCATCTGCAACGGCTACAAGGATGAGGAGTTCATCCGCTTGGCTCTCATGGGCCAGCAGATGGGTCGCCATATCCATGTCGTGGTGGAAAAACCGCAGGAACTGACCAAGCTTCTTCAGATCGCTGACGAATTAGGCATTCGCCCCAACATTGGCCTGCGCGTCAAACTGGAGGCCAGTGGCTCCGGCAAGTGGGAGTCTTCCGGGGGGTTGTTCTCCAAATTTGGCCTGACCGCCATGGAAATTCTGGACGCCGTCGAAGCCATTCAATCCCGGGGCATGCTGGATTGTGTTCGTCTGCTGCACTTTCACATCGGATCCCAGATCACCAATATTCGTAAATTCAAGAATGGCCTTCGGGAGGCGGCGCGTTTCTACGCTGAATTGCGCCACCTTGGCTGTGACGTTCAGTATGTCGATATCGGTGGTGGTTTGGGGGTCGATTACGACGGATCACAGACCACGGAGGACTCTTCGGTCAACTACTCCATTCAAGAGTATGCCAACGATGTTGTCGCCTACCTCCTGGAGGTGTGTGACAACGAGGATCTGCCCCATCCGAACATCATTTCGGAAAGTGGTCGCGCCTTGACCGCCCATCACGCCATGCTGGTCGTCAATGTTCTGGAGGTGGCCCGTTCGGTTCCCTTCGACCGGCCAGTCACCCAGAACCCGCAGGATGCCCCGGAAATTCAGGAACTTGTTGAGATGTTGCACGACCTGAATGAAAAGAATGCCCTGGAAGTCTGGCACGACACTTTGCAGCTCAAGGATGATTTTCAGAAAATGTTTGCCCTCGGCGCCCTCGATCTGGTGCAAAGGTCGAAGGGGGAGCGTCTGATCCGTCAGATCGCTTTTCGCATCGAGGAGATGGCCCAGAGAATGGACAACCCCCCACCGGAACTCCTCTCCACCATGGAGTACCTGATCGACAAATACTATTGCAACTTTTCCATTTTTCAGTCGTTGCCGGATCATTGGGCCATCGACCAGCTTTTTCCGGTTCTTCCCATCCATCGCCTGAACGAGCGGCCCACCCGCCTGGGCACGCTCCAGGATATCACTTGCGATTCCGACGGCAGCATGGATCGTTTCATCCATCGCGAAGGTGGGGCCAAAAACTCCCTGGAGTTACACCCCCTGCGCCAAGGGGAGCCTTACCTGCTGGGGGCATTTCTGACCGGCGCCTACCAGGAGATTCTGGGAGATCTGCACAATCTTTTCGGTGATACCAACGTGGTCCATGTCTCCGTTGCAGAAACGGCCAAGGGGTGGGAGTTTCGGCAGATTCTTGCCGGCGAACTGGTCCGTGATGTCTTGCGCTATGTCTCCTATGATCCGGAGGAGCTTGTCCGCCGCGTCAGCCGCCTGACCCGCAAGGCCGTCAGTGAGGGGCGCGCCAATCCGGACCAGGCCCGTGCCTTCGTTCGCGCCTACGCGGCGGCCTTGAACGACTACACCTATCTGGAAACAAGTTGA
- a CDS encoding polyprenyl synthetase family protein, producing the protein MDLQSYLGRMKAKVDAALESYLPSENRLPQRLHAAMRYSLMAGGKRLRPVLALAAAEAVGGEMDSVMPFACAMECIHTYSLIHDDLPAMDNDDMRRGWPTCHKKFDEATAILAGDALLTFAFELLAQHPVPGQSAEVQLDVMAQLAKAAGMAGMVGGQMLDMEAENRLIDHVELQNIHIHKTGALIRMACVGGARLAGGDTEQIKHLKRYGEAVGLAFQITDDILDEIGDSKLMGKNTGSDRNKSKATYPFLIGLGQARMEAQLLVDEALKSLESFQDAAHPLRDLARFTISRTN; encoded by the coding sequence GTGGATCTGCAATCCTATCTCGGTCGAATGAAGGCCAAGGTGGATGCGGCCCTGGAGAGCTATCTGCCTTCGGAGAACCGCCTGCCGCAGCGTCTGCATGCGGCCATGCGCTACAGCCTCATGGCTGGGGGAAAGCGGTTGCGTCCCGTTCTGGCTCTGGCTGCGGCGGAGGCGGTGGGAGGCGAGATGGATTCGGTCATGCCCTTCGCCTGCGCCATGGAGTGCATTCATACCTACTCCCTCATCCATGACGATCTCCCCGCCATGGATAACGATGACATGCGCCGGGGTTGGCCGACATGCCATAAAAAATTTGACGAGGCCACCGCCATCCTGGCCGGCGATGCCCTTCTCACCTTTGCCTTTGAATTGTTGGCGCAGCACCCCGTTCCCGGTCAGTCAGCCGAAGTGCAGTTGGATGTCATGGCCCAGTTGGCCAAGGCGGCTGGCATGGCCGGTATGGTCGGCGGCCAGATGCTCGACATGGAAGCGGAAAACCGCCTTATCGACCACGTTGAACTGCAAAACATTCACATCCATAAAACGGGCGCCCTGATTCGAATGGCCTGTGTGGGGGGAGCCCGCCTTGCCGGGGGCGATACCGAGCAGATCAAACATTTGAAACGGTATGGGGAGGCCGTCGGATTGGCATTCCAGATTACCGACGACATCCTGGATGAAATCGGCGACAGCAAGCTTATGGGCAAAAACACCGGATCGGATCGCAATAAATCCAAGGCGACCTATCCGTTTCTCATCGGTCTGGGTCAGGCTCGCATGGAAGCGCAACTCTTGGTGGACGAGGCCCTGAAAAGCCTGGAGTCCTTCCAGGATGCCGCCCATCCCCTGCGGGATCTGGCTCGTTTTACTATCTCCAGAACCAATTGA
- the nhaD gene encoding sodium:proton antiporter NhaD — protein MAVKPAQLAGHGLGAFALWTFIVAYLFVMTEEFTHLRKSKPVLLAAGAMWALIAWVGAEYGMSAAVEEAFRHNMLDYAELFLFLLVAMTYINTLDERQVFQALRSWLVRTGFGYRKLFWLTGVLAFFISPVADNMTTALLMCAVVMAVGKDNNRFVSLSCINIVVAANAGGAFSPFGDITTLMVWQKGVIPFSGFFPLFFPSLVNWLVPCAIMHFAVPNERPKPSDEVVQMRRGAKRAIFLFLLTIITSVLFHQYLHLPPVAGMMLGLAYVQFLGFYLKTTSPRYRKKHPEHPHTLKSNEYIGDIRFDIFRELGRAEWDTLMFFYGVILCVGGLGFLGYLAHVSQVMYVDWSPTWANISVGLVSAVVDNIPVMFAILTMMPAMDAGQWLLVTMTAGVGGSLLSIGSAAGVALMGQARGKYTFFSHLKWTPAVALGYAASIGLHMLINSHLFNNVPIVAR, from the coding sequence ATGGCGGTCAAACCCGCGCAGTTGGCCGGGCACGGGTTAGGCGCGTTTGCCCTGTGGACCTTTATCGTTGCCTATCTGTTTGTCATGACCGAAGAATTCACCCACCTGCGCAAATCCAAGCCGGTTCTGCTGGCGGCGGGCGCCATGTGGGCCTTGATTGCCTGGGTCGGCGCCGAATACGGCATGTCCGCCGCCGTCGAAGAGGCCTTTCGGCATAACATGTTGGATTATGCGGAACTGTTCCTCTTCCTCCTGGTCGCGATGACCTATATCAACACCCTGGATGAACGGCAGGTGTTCCAGGCGTTGCGCTCCTGGCTGGTGCGCACCGGTTTCGGTTACAGAAAACTGTTCTGGTTGACGGGTGTGCTCGCGTTTTTCATCTCCCCGGTTGCGGACAACATGACCACCGCCCTGCTCATGTGCGCCGTGGTCATGGCGGTCGGCAAGGACAACAACCGCTTTGTCTCGCTCTCCTGCATCAACATTGTGGTGGCAGCCAACGCCGGCGGCGCCTTCAGTCCCTTTGGCGACATCACCACCCTGATGGTCTGGCAAAAGGGGGTCATCCCCTTCAGCGGTTTCTTCCCGCTGTTTTTTCCTTCTCTCGTCAACTGGCTGGTGCCCTGTGCCATCATGCACTTCGCCGTACCGAACGAACGGCCCAAACCAAGCGATGAGGTCGTCCAGATGCGGCGCGGCGCCAAGCGGGCCATCTTTCTCTTCCTGCTCACCATCATCACCTCGGTTTTGTTCCACCAGTACCTGCACCTCCCCCCGGTGGCCGGCATGATGCTGGGACTCGCTTACGTCCAGTTTCTGGGCTTCTACCTGAAGACCACTTCCCCTCGATACCGCAAAAAACACCCCGAACATCCGCACACCCTGAAATCGAACGAGTACATCGGGGACATCCGGTTCGATATCTTCCGCGAGTTGGGCCGGGCCGAATGGGACACCCTGATGTTCTTCTACGGGGTCATTCTCTGCGTCGGCGGACTGGGCTTCCTCGGCTACCTGGCTCACGTCTCCCAGGTCATGTATGTCGATTGGAGCCCAACCTGGGCCAACATTTCCGTGGGCCTCGTCTCTGCCGTCGTGGACAATATCCCGGTCATGTTCGCCATTCTGACCATGATGCCGGCCATGGACGCGGGGCAGTGGCTGCTCGTGACCATGACCGCCGGGGTGGGTGGCAGCCTGCTCTCCATCGGTTCCGCCGCCGGGGTGGCCCTCATGGGTCAGGCCAGGGGCAAATACACCTTCTTCTCCCACCTGAAATGGACCCCGGCGGTCGCCTTGGGTTACGCTGCAAGCATCGGTCTGCACATGCTGATCAACAGCCATTTGTTCAATAACGTCCCCATCGTGGCACGGTAA
- the mfd gene encoding transcription-repair coupling factor, whose protein sequence is MKPADLSKIFWDIIQPLLDKKPPPFPGLSGLSGSSLSWVVSLLARQRQKPLVLVVNSASRAETVYREMLFFTQKANPMPELLLFPAWEVLPFEPLSPFGPLVGERVATLYRLTQMCGLGPVQSGDDDHVTTGIVITTVNAIMQRLIPAAILARHGFFIAVGDRIDLPSFRAFLTEAGYRATSQVAEAGEFAVRGGILDFYPPGHEEAVRIELFGDSVETMRLFDPMTQRSTDDIPYVRALPVREVILNEESISLFRTEYRSHFGAGAAEHELYRKISQGALHPGMEQYLPLFYKNTATLFDYLPEGTIFLLDPEFDALVAERHGEILERFSLAQEEKRPCLPIEMFYLLPETLPQLLAPFPTLALRHGDRPAENHLSFGFESVPEFFRGYETETKSVMEKVAEYLHQLWEEDVRVGMVVRTVGQKERLRELLEDKKIHVRDVPDWEAMLTASPKGTVYLSVGDLVDCFLHRRLRLAIITEEAIFGLRVRRRQLDQRYLDQLIAGFAELSHGDLVVHTDHGIGRFGGLVTLAVGTIKNDFLVILYADDDKLYVPVENLDRVGKYSGGDGVVLDKLGSGKWEKVTQRARIRIMEMAAELVQLQAQRESRQGFAFSPPDPLYQEFAASFPFEETPDQAQAIQTVLEDMAAKKPMDRLVCGDVGFGKTEVALRATFRAVMDGKQVAVLVPTTILAQQHFETFSRRLAPYPIQVALLSRFRTPAQLKVSIQALASGGVDVVIGTHRLLQEDIQFKDLGLLIVDEEQRFGVSHKEQIKKLRATLDILTLTATPIPRTLNLAMSGVRDISIIASPPTNRLAIRTIVTQFDRQKIREAILREIYRGGQVFYLFNRVQEIDKAATMVSELVPEAKVGVAHGQMRESRLERVMMSFYRQEFNVLVCTTIIENGVDIPSANTIIIHRADKFGLGQLHQLRGRVGRSRHRAYAYLLIPPPQTLTADAQKRLDAIENLGDLGAGFMLATHDLEIRGAGNILGDEQSGEIREVGFDLYHQMLREAIAALKTNSAGEQAGDAPPEISTIINLNLSTFIPEEYVPDVHHRLPMYKRIAQLTTVDEILDMRNELLDRFGPLPESVDNLLKVLRIKGLCRIMKITKLEAGPKGGVIHFHEEPNIEPSAILFMLQGGGGNMRFNQKDRALSLRNRDWEDTSRRLTELRQTLESLLPNSHGQQLSATTPVPPQKAPERHSVPPSSGVAGKPSSKRAKKSARS, encoded by the coding sequence ATGAAACCAGCTGATTTATCGAAGATTTTCTGGGACATCATTCAGCCGCTTCTGGATAAAAAGCCCCCCCCGTTTCCCGGGCTCTCCGGACTCTCCGGGAGCTCGTTATCGTGGGTGGTCTCCCTTTTGGCGCGCCAACGACAAAAACCTCTGGTATTGGTGGTCAACTCCGCCAGCCGGGCCGAGACTGTCTACAGGGAGATGTTGTTCTTTACGCAAAAGGCCAATCCCATGCCGGAGTTGCTTCTTTTTCCGGCGTGGGAGGTGTTGCCGTTCGAACCCCTTTCTCCCTTCGGTCCCCTGGTTGGCGAACGGGTTGCCACGCTTTACCGTCTGACCCAGATGTGTGGTTTGGGGCCGGTGCAGAGTGGAGATGATGACCATGTCACGACTGGTATTGTCATCACCACGGTCAATGCCATCATGCAGCGCCTGATCCCGGCAGCCATCCTGGCCAGACATGGATTTTTCATAGCTGTGGGTGATCGTATCGATCTGCCGAGCTTTCGCGCCTTTTTGACCGAGGCTGGTTACCGTGCCACATCACAGGTCGCCGAGGCGGGTGAGTTTGCCGTGCGCGGTGGCATTCTGGATTTTTATCCTCCCGGTCATGAAGAGGCCGTCCGTATCGAGTTGTTCGGCGATAGCGTGGAGACCATGCGTCTCTTTGACCCGATGACGCAACGCTCAACCGATGATATTCCCTACGTTCGTGCCCTGCCTGTCCGCGAGGTGATCCTGAACGAGGAGTCCATCAGCCTCTTTCGGACCGAATACCGCAGCCACTTTGGCGCCGGCGCGGCAGAACATGAACTGTATCGAAAGATTTCCCAGGGAGCGCTCCATCCGGGGATGGAACAGTATTTGCCGCTTTTCTACAAAAATACTGCCACGTTGTTCGATTATTTGCCGGAGGGAACCATTTTTTTGCTGGATCCGGAGTTCGATGCCCTGGTCGCGGAACGGCATGGCGAGATTCTGGAGCGATTTTCCCTGGCACAGGAGGAGAAACGTCCCTGCCTCCCCATAGAGATGTTCTACCTGTTGCCGGAAACGCTTCCGCAACTTCTGGCGCCCTTTCCCACCCTGGCCCTTCGGCACGGAGATCGTCCTGCTGAAAATCATCTGAGTTTCGGGTTTGAATCCGTGCCGGAATTTTTCCGTGGCTATGAGACGGAAACCAAATCGGTCATGGAAAAGGTTGCCGAATATCTTCACCAACTCTGGGAGGAGGATGTTCGGGTCGGTATGGTCGTGCGCACCGTCGGCCAGAAGGAACGCCTGCGGGAGTTGCTGGAAGACAAAAAGATTCATGTCCGGGATGTGCCTGACTGGGAGGCCATGCTCACCGCCTCGCCTAAAGGAACCGTCTACCTTTCGGTTGGCGACCTGGTCGACTGTTTCCTGCACCGGCGCTTGCGTCTGGCCATCATCACGGAAGAGGCCATCTTCGGCCTGCGCGTGCGACGTCGGCAATTGGATCAACGTTATCTGGATCAATTGATAGCCGGCTTTGCCGAGCTGAGCCACGGTGATCTGGTCGTGCATACGGACCATGGCATAGGCCGCTTTGGCGGCTTGGTGACCCTGGCGGTAGGGACGATCAAAAACGACTTTTTGGTCATCCTCTATGCCGACGATGACAAACTTTACGTTCCAGTGGAAAATCTTGATCGGGTCGGCAAATATTCCGGCGGCGATGGCGTCGTTCTGGACAAGTTGGGCAGCGGCAAATGGGAAAAGGTTACCCAACGCGCCCGCATCAGAATCATGGAAATGGCTGCGGAACTTGTCCAGCTTCAGGCGCAGCGCGAGTCCCGGCAGGGGTTTGCCTTTTCTCCCCCGGATCCGCTTTACCAGGAGTTTGCGGCCTCCTTTCCCTTTGAAGAGACACCCGATCAGGCCCAAGCCATCCAAACCGTGTTGGAGGATATGGCTGCCAAAAAACCCATGGACCGCCTGGTGTGTGGTGATGTGGGTTTCGGTAAAACCGAGGTGGCGTTGCGGGCGACCTTTCGCGCTGTCATGGACGGTAAACAGGTTGCCGTTTTGGTGCCCACCACCATCCTGGCCCAGCAACACTTTGAAACCTTCTCCCGTCGCCTGGCGCCCTATCCGATCCAGGTGGCGCTTCTCTCCCGGTTTCGGACACCCGCCCAATTGAAAGTTTCCATACAGGCGCTGGCCTCGGGAGGGGTGGATGTGGTGATCGGCACCCATCGTTTGTTGCAGGAGGATATCCAATTCAAGGATCTGGGCCTGTTGATCGTCGATGAGGAGCAACGTTTCGGTGTCTCCCACAAGGAGCAAATCAAAAAATTGCGGGCGACCCTGGACATTCTCACCCTGACGGCCACACCCATCCCACGAACATTGAATCTGGCCATGTCCGGTGTGCGCGATATCTCCATCATTGCCTCGCCACCCACCAACCGGCTGGCCATCCGTACCATCGTGACGCAATTTGACCGGCAGAAGATTCGCGAGGCCATCCTGCGGGAGATCTATCGCGGGGGGCAGGTTTTTTACCTGTTCAACCGGGTCCAGGAGATCGACAAGGCCGCCACCATGGTCTCCGAACTGGTTCCGGAGGCCAAGGTGGGCGTGGCCCATGGCCAAATGCGCGAAAGCCGGTTGGAGCGGGTCATGATGTCCTTCTACCGTCAGGAGTTCAACGTCCTGGTCTGCACCACCATCATCGAAAACGGCGTGGACATCCCTTCGGCCAATACCATCATCATTCACCGGGCGGACAAGTTTGGCCTCGGTCAATTGCATCAATTGCGGGGACGGGTGGGTCGTTCGCGCCATCGGGCGTATGCCTACCTCCTGATTCCGCCGCCGCAAACACTCACCGCAGACGCCCAAAAACGCCTTGATGCTATTGAAAATTTAGGAGATTTGGGTGCAGGGTTCATGTTGGCCACCCACGATCTGGAGATTCGTGGTGCGGGGAATATTTTGGGCGATGAGCAGTCCGGGGAAATTCGCGAAGTGGGCTTCGACCTCTACCATCAAATGCTCCGCGAGGCCATCGCCGCCCTCAAAACCAACTCCGCCGGTGAACAAGCCGGCGATGCCCCCCCGGAAATATCCACCATCATCAATCTTAATCTCTCGACCTTCATTCCGGAGGAGTACGTTCCCGACGTACACCACCGCCTCCCCATGTACAAGCGGATCGCCCAGTTGACCACGGTCGATGAGATTCTCGACATGCGGAACGAATTGCTGGACCGTTTCGGTCCGCTTCCCGAGTCGGTGGATAATCTGCTCAAGGTATTGCGCATCAAGGGTCTTTGCCGGATCATGAAGATCACCAAACTGGAGGCCGGCCCCAAGGGGGGAGTGATCCATTTCCACGAAGAGCCGAATATCGAACCCTCCGCCATCCTGTTCATGCTGCAAGGGGGGGGCGGCAACATGCGGTTCAACCAGAAAGATCGTGCTTTAAGTCTGAGAAATCGGGATTGGGAGGATACATCGCGTCGTTTGACCGAACTTCGCCAGACACTCGAAAGTCTTCTGCCAAACAGCCACGGCCAGCAGCTTTCCGCCACCACCCCGGTTCCCCCCCAGAAGGCGCCGGAACGGCATTCTGTTCCCCCTTCGTCCGGGGTTGCAGGCAAACCCTCTTCCAAGCGAGCAAAAAAATCTGCGCGCTCATGA
- the xseB gene encoding exodeoxyribonuclease VII small subunit: MQTMNFEHALGRLEALVQRLELGDLSLDEGVAAFEEGVKLAQACQERLDAAEKRIETLTVPLQTTFQRDG; the protein is encoded by the coding sequence ATGCAGACCATGAACTTTGAACACGCTCTGGGTCGTCTCGAAGCTTTGGTGCAGCGTCTGGAGCTGGGCGATCTCTCCCTCGATGAGGGGGTGGCTGCCTTTGAAGAAGGGGTCAAGCTTGCCCAGGCCTGTCAGGAACGTCTGGATGCAGCGGAAAAAAGGATTGAAACCTTGACTGTTCCCCTGCAAACCACTTTCCAGAGGGACGGCTGA
- the dxs gene encoding 1-deoxy-D-xylulose-5-phosphate synthase, protein MTSLLEKIDEPSQLRKLAEAELPLLASEVRELTIDTVSRTGGHLGASLGVVELTIALHYIFNTPEDRLIWDVGHQSYPHKILTGRRDRMGTLRQRHGLSGFTKRVESPYDPFGAGHSSTSISAALGMAIASRQKGEKRKCIAVIGDGAMTAGMSFEALNDAGQHRGLGLVVVLNDNEMSISPNVGAMSAYLSRILSGRIYTTIKDGTGRVLKKISEPLLGAARRAEEHMKGMITPGTLFEELGFTYFGPIDGHDFTQLLPTLRNIQRLSGPILLHVVTRKGKGFPPAEASPCTYHGVQPFDRTTGRLPSNGVIPSFTQVFAETLVSLAEKDRRIVAITAAMPEGTGLNLFQERFPERFFDVGIAEQHAVTFAAGLACEGLLPVVAIYSTFLQRAYDQIIHDVVLQKLPMVFAVDRGGIVGEDGATHAGAFDLTFLRAIPDMVLMAPADENELRHMLATALTLGKPVALRYPRGAAMGLDPALPTPLPVGVGRRLREGKGIALVAVGSMVHAALMAADILKREGIQPAVYDARFVKPLDMALLREAAGHGAMMVLEENSICGGFGAAVLEFLASDGFLDAGLQVRTLGIPDTFIPQGTRKELRAELLLDGEGVARQVRDMFQFRQAAPKPKMWVNQRR, encoded by the coding sequence ATGACATCTCTCCTGGAAAAGATCGACGAACCATCCCAGCTTCGCAAACTCGCCGAGGCCGAGCTGCCTCTGTTGGCCAGTGAGGTGCGGGAGTTGACCATCGACACAGTGTCCCGGACCGGGGGTCACCTGGGGGCCAGCCTGGGCGTGGTGGAGTTGACCATCGCTCTGCACTACATTTTCAACACCCCGGAAGACCGTTTGATATGGGATGTGGGTCACCAATCCTATCCGCACAAAATCCTGACCGGTCGCCGTGACCGCATGGGCACCCTCCGCCAACGGCATGGTTTGTCCGGATTTACCAAACGTGTGGAAAGCCCCTATGACCCGTTTGGCGCCGGACACTCCTCCACGTCGATCTCGGCGGCTTTGGGCATGGCGATTGCCTCGCGGCAGAAAGGGGAGAAACGCAAATGTATCGCCGTCATCGGCGATGGGGCCATGACGGCTGGCATGAGCTTCGAGGCCCTGAACGATGCAGGGCAGCACCGGGGTTTGGGTCTTGTGGTGGTTCTCAATGACAACGAGATGTCCATCTCCCCCAATGTCGGCGCCATGTCGGCTTATTTGAGCCGCATCCTGAGCGGACGGATCTATACCACCATCAAGGATGGCACCGGGCGTGTCCTGAAAAAAATTTCCGAACCGCTCCTGGGCGCTGCCCGGCGCGCCGAAGAACACATGAAAGGCATGATCACGCCAGGGACGTTGTTCGAGGAGTTGGGGTTTACCTACTTCGGCCCCATCGATGGACACGACTTTACCCAGTTGTTGCCCACGTTGCGCAATATACAACGCCTCTCCGGCCCCATTTTGTTGCATGTCGTCACCCGCAAGGGGAAGGGATTCCCACCGGCGGAGGCCAGCCCCTGCACCTATCATGGCGTCCAGCCGTTTGACCGCACGACAGGGAGGTTGCCGTCCAATGGGGTCATTCCCTCCTTTACCCAGGTCTTTGCCGAAACTCTGGTCTCCCTGGCCGAAAAGGATCGGCGCATCGTCGCCATAACGGCGGCCATGCCGGAGGGGACAGGCCTGAACCTGTTCCAGGAGCGTTTTCCGGAGCGCTTTTTCGATGTCGGTATTGCCGAGCAGCATGCCGTCACTTTTGCCGCCGGTTTGGCCTGTGAAGGTCTCTTGCCGGTCGTGGCCATCTACTCGACCTTCTTGCAGCGTGCCTATGACCAGATCATCCACGATGTGGTGTTGCAAAAACTGCCCATGGTTTTTGCGGTCGATCGAGGCGGCATTGTGGGTGAAGATGGGGCGACGCATGCCGGGGCTTTTGATCTGACTTTTCTGCGTGCCATCCCGGACATGGTGTTGATGGCCCCGGCTGACGAAAATGAACTGCGTCATATGCTCGCCACGGCCCTGACCCTCGGCAAGCCGGTTGCCCTGAGGTATCCCCGGGGCGCCGCCATGGGTCTGGATCCCGCTCTGCCCACGCCCCTTCCCGTTGGTGTGGGGCGGCGTCTGCGCGAGGGCAAGGGTATTGCGTTGGTTGCCGTCGGTTCCATGGTGCATGCTGCCCTGATGGCCGCCGATATCCTCAAACGGGAGGGTATCCAGCCTGCCGTCTACGATGCCCGTTTCGTCAAACCTTTGGACATGGCTCTGCTGCGTGAGGCCGCCGGCCACGGCGCCATGATGGTTTTGGAGGAGAACTCCATATGTGGCGGCTTTGGCGCCGCCGTGCTGGAGTTTCTTGCCTCCGATGGTTTTCTCGACGCGGGGCTACAGGTGCGTACCCTGGGCATACCCGATACCTTCATTCCGCAGGGCACCCGCAAGGAGTTGCGGGCCGAACTTCTCCTGGACGGAGAGGGCGTTGCCCGGCAGGTTCGGGACATGTTCCAATTCCGTCAGGCGGCGCCGAAACCCAAAATGTGGGTCAACCAGCGCCGCTGA